In Phacochoerus africanus isolate WHEZ1 chromosome 2, ROS_Pafr_v1, whole genome shotgun sequence, one DNA window encodes the following:
- the LRRC26 gene encoding leucine-rich repeat-containing protein 26: protein MGSPSFLSRRLPPLWLLLLSPWPVWTQALPAATPSGPPGAPDCPEACVCAPGGQANCSGRALPAVPGGLRKSVRILLLDHNRVQALPPGAFVGAGALLRLDLRENGLRWVHAWAFWGLGALQQLDLSANQLEVLVPGTFVPLRALRDLSLAGNRLARLEPAALGALPLLRALNLRDNELPALARGLLAGLPALDTLRLRGNPWACGCALRPLCAWLRRHPSSAPEAETLLCVSPGRLTFSPLAALPDAAFSRCAQPLALRDLAVVYALGPASFLASLAACLGLGSLLTACRARRHRAAAAARHRPKRLPEPGSGTASPADPGSPAAGTAQA, encoded by the exons ATGGGCAGCCCCTCCTTTCTCTCGCGGCGGCTGCCGCCGCTGTGGCTACTGCTGCTGTCGCCGTGGCCAGTCTGGACCCAGGCGCTCCCAGCAGCCACCCCCTCCGGACCCCCGGGCGCCCCGGACTGCCCGGAGGCGTGCGTGTGCGCTCCGGGCGGCCAGGCCAACTGCTCCGGGCGCGCGCTGCCCGCCGTGCCGGGGGGCCTGAGAAAGAGCGTGCGTATTCTGCTGCTGGACCACAACCGCGTGCAGGCGCTGCCGCCCGGCGCCTTCGTGGGCGCTGGCGCGCTGCTACGTCTGGACCTGCGCGAGAACGGCCTGCGCTGGGTGCACGCGTGGGCCTTCTGGGGCCTGGGCGCGCTGCAGCAGCTCGACCTCAGCGCCAACCAGCTGGAGGTGCTGGTGCCCGGCACCTTCGTGCCACTGCGGGCGCTGCGCGACCTCTCGCTGGCGGGTAACCGGCTGGCGCGCCTGGAGCCCGCCGCGCTGGGCGCGCTCCCGCTGCTGCGCGCGCTCAACCTGCGGGACAACGAGCTGCCGGCGCTCGCGCGGGGTCTCCTGGCCGGCCTGCCTGCCCTCGACACGCTGCGCCTGCGCGGCAACCCCTGGGCCTGCGGCTGCGCGCTGCGCCCGCTCTGCGCCTGGCTGCGCCGGCACCCGAGCAGCGCGCCAG AGGCCGAGACGCTGCTCTGCGTGTCACCCGGGCGCCTGACGTTCAGCCCCTTGGCCGCTCTCCCCGACGCCGCCTTCAGCCGCTGCGCACAGCCGCTTGCCCTGCGCGACCTGGCCGTGGTCTACGCGCTCGGGCCGGCCTCCTTCCTCGCCAGCCTGGCCgcctgcctggggctgggctcGCTGCTCACCGCCTGCCGCGCGCGCCGCcaccgcgccgccgccgccgcccgccacCGGCCGAAGAGACTGCCGGAGCCCGGTTCCGGCACCGCCTCGCCCGCGGACCCCGGGAGCCCTGCGGCCGGCACCGCCCAAGCGTGA
- the ANAPC2 gene encoding anaphase-promoting complex subunit 2 → MAAAEQQNDPGPAQELLVAWNTVSTGLVPPAALGLASSRTSGAVPPKEEELRAAVEVLRSHGLHSVLEEWFVEVLQNDLQASIALEFWNTISQRENCADEPQCLLLLLDAFGLLESRLDPYLRSLELLEKWTRLGLLMGTGAQGLREKVHTTVRGVLFFSTPRPFQEMVQRLYGRFLRVYMQSKRKGEGGTDPELEGELDSRYARRRYYRLLQSPLCAGCGSDKQQCWCRQALEQFHHLSQVLHRLSLLERVSAEAVTSTLHQVTRERMEDRCRGEYERSFLREFHKWIERVVGWLGKVFLQEGPSRPASAEAGSTLRRWRCHVQRFFYRIYAGLRIEELFSIIRDFPDSRPAIEDLKYCLERTDQRQQLLVSLKAALETRLLHPGVSTCDIITLYISAIKALRALDPSMVVLDVACEPIRRYLRTREDTVRQIVAGLTGDSDGTGDLAVELSKTDPASLETGQDSEDDSGEPEDWVPDPVDADPGKSSSRRRSSDIISLLVSIYGSKDLFINEYRSLLADRLLHQFSFSPEREIRNVELLKLRFGEAPMHFCEVMLKDMADSRRINANIREEDEKRPPEEQPPFGVYAVILSSEFWPPFKDEKLEVPEDIREALEVYCRKYEKLKAMRTLSWKHTLGLVTMDVELADRTLSVAVTPVQAVVLLYFQDQASWTLEELSKAVKMPVALLRRRMSVWLQQGVLREEPAGTFSVVEEERPQDRDSMVLIDSDDESDSGMASQADQKEEELLLFWTYIQAMLTNLESLSLERIYSMLRMFVVTGPALAEIDLQELQGFLQKKVRDQQLVYAAGVYRLPKSCG, encoded by the exons ATGGCGGCGGCGGAGCAGCAGAACGACCCCGGGCCTGCCCAGGAGCTGCTGGTAGCGTGGAATACCGTGAGCACCGGGCTGGTGCCGCCGGCCGCACTGGGACTG GCATCCTCCCGGACCAGCGGCGCGGTCCCTCCAAAGGAGGAGGAGCTCCGGGCGGCGGTGGAGGTTCTCAGGAGCCACGGACTGCACTCGGTCCTGGAGGAATGGTTCGTAGAGGTGCTCCAGAATGACCTGCAGGCCAGCATCGCCCTCGAGTTCTGGAATACCATCTCCCAGCGCGAGAACTGCGCGGACGAGCCCCAGTGCCTTCTGCTGCTCCTCGATGCTTTCGGTCTGCTGGAGAGCCGCCTGGATCCCTACCTGCGGAGTCTAGAGCTCCTGGAGAAGTGGACTCGCCTGGGCTTGCTCATGGGCACTGGTGCCCAGGGGCTTCGCGAAAAGGTCCACACCACCGTGCGGGGCGTCCTGTTCTTTTCCACCCCCAGACCTTTTCAGGAGATGGTCCAGCGTCTCTATGGGCGCTTTCTGAGAGTGTACATGCAGAGtaagagaaaaggggaaggaggCACAGACCCTGAACTGGAGGGGGAGTTGGACAGCAGGTATGCCCGTCGCCGGTACTACCGCCTTCTGCAGAGCCCGCTGTGCGCCGGGTGTGGCAGTGACAAGCAACAGTGCTGGTGCCGCCAGGCACTGGAGCAGTTCCACCACCTCAGCCAAGTCCT ACACAGGCTCAGTCTGCTGGAGCGGGTCAGCGCGGAGGCCGTGACCAGCACCCTGCACCAGGTGACCCGGGAGAGGATGGAGGACCGCTGTCGGGGCGAGTACGAGCGCTCCTTCTTGCGCGAGTTCCACAAG TGGATCGAGAGGGTGGTCGGCTGGCTGGGCAAGGTGTTCCTGCAGGAAGGCCCCTCCAGGCCCGCGTCGGCGGAGGCCGGCAGCACGCTGCGCCGCTGGCGCTGCCACGTGCAGAGGTTCTTCTACCGCATCTACGCGGGTCTGCGCATCGAGGAGCTTTTCAGCATCATCCGAG ACTTCCCAGACTCCCGGCCGGCCATCGAGGACCTCAAATACTGCCTGGAGAGGACCGACCAGCGGCAGCAGCTGCTCGTGTCCCTCAAGGCTGCCCTGGAGACGCGGCTCCTCCACCCAG GCGTGAGCACCTGCGACATCATCACCCTGTACATCTCTGCCATCAAGGCGCTGCGCGCGCTGGACCCATCCATGGTCGTCCTGGACGTGGCCTGTGAGCCCATCCGCCGCTACCTGAG GACGCGTGAGGACACGGTGCGGCAGATCGTGGCGGGGCTGACCGGGGACTCGGATGGCACGGGGGACCTGGCTGTCGAGCTGTCCAAGACGGACCCGGCAAGCCTAGAGACTGGCCAGGACAGCGAGGACGACTCTGGCGAGCCGGAGGACTGGGTGCCCGACCCTGTGGACGCAGACCCAG GCAAGTCCAGCTCCAGACGGCGCTCCTCGGACATCATCAGCCTGCTGGTCAGCATCTACGGCAGCAAGGACCTCTTCATCAACGAGTACCGCTCGCTGCTGGCTGACCGCCTCCTGCACCAGTTCAGCTTCAGCCCTGAGCG GGAGATCCGCAACGTGGAGCTGCTGAAGCTGCGCTTTGGCGAGGCCCCGATGCACTTCTGCGAAGTCATGCTCAAG GACATGGCAGACTCGCGCCGCATCAACGCCAACATCCGCGAGGAGGACGAGAAGCGGCCGCCGGAGGAGCAGCCGCCGTTCGGGGTTTACGCCGTCATCCTGTCCAGCGAGTTCTGGCCGCCCTTCAAGGACGAGAAGCTGGAGGTCCCGGAGGACATCCGCGAGGCGCTGGAGGTTTACTGCAGGAAGTACGAGAAGCTCAAG gccATGCGGACACTCAGCTGGAAGCACACCCTGGGCCTGGTGACCATGGATGTGGAGCTGGCCGACCGCACCCTGTCTGTGGCCGTGACCCCTGTGCAGGCAGTGGTCTTGCTGTACTTCCAGGACCAAG CCAGCTGGACCCTGGAGGAGCTGAGCAAGGCAGTGAAGATGCCCGTGGCGCTGCTGCGGCGGCGCATGTCGGTGTGGCTGCAGCAGGGTGTGCTGCGCGAGGAGCCGGCCGGCACCTTCTCGGTGGTGGAGGAGGAGCGGCCCCAGGACCGGGACAGCATGGTGCTCATCGACAGTGACGACGAGAGCGACTCGGGCATGGCCTCGCAGGCCgaccagaaggaggaggagctgctg CTCTTCTGGACATACATCCAGGCCATGCTGACCAACCTGGAGAGCCTCTCGCTGGAGCGCATCTACAGCATGCTGCGCATGTTCGTGGTGACCGGCCCCGCGCTGGCTGAGATCGACCTGCAGGAGCTGCAGGGCTTCCTGCAGAAGAAAGTGCGGGACCAGCAGCTCGTCTACGCCGCCGGCGTCTACCGCCTGCCCAAGAGCTGCGGCTGA
- the SSNA1 gene encoding microtubule nucleation factor SSNA1 — protein MTQQGAALQNYNNELVKCIEELCQKREELCRQIQQEEDEKQRLQNEVRQLTEKLARVNENLARKIASRNEFDRTIAETEAAYLKILESSQTLLSVLKREAGNLTKATASEQKSSGGKDS, from the exons ATGACCCAGCAGGGCGCGGCGCTGCAGAACTACAACAACGAGCTGGTCAAAT GCATCGAGGAGCTGTGTCAGAAGCGGGAAGAGTTGTGTCGACAGATCCAGCAGGAGGAGGATGAGAAGCAGCGGCTGCAGAATGAAGTGAGGCAGCTGACCGAGAAGCTGGCCCGAGTCAACGAGAATCTGGCCCGAAAGATCGCCTCTCGTAACGAGTTTGACCGGACCATCGCGGAGACAGAGGCCGCCTACCTCAAG ATCCTGGAGAGCTCGCAGACTCTGCTTAGCGTTCTGAAGAGGGAAGCAGGGAACCTGACCAAGGCCACAGCTTCAGAGCAGAAGAGCAGTGGAGGCAAGGATAGCTGA
- the TPRN gene encoding taperin, which translates to MAGLGRPGPGSRTAMPAWKREILERKRAKLAALGGGAAPGAGAGAAEPPGPAAERLVLAESLGPLRENPFMRLESERRRGARYGGGAGVAGQGARQAPPLLELYRCVPGVRTIRADNILIIESAPGFPPAPAPEPGPGPGPAARIRAAEVLVYEAPPPPGRVSRLLQKFDPPAAPCRRGSPERGRPAPPPSPGRSVPRVGERTACFKPEPERSGSSPGPGPRRSDFLHKTGSNSFTVHPRGLSHSAGTRPLPNGPAAPDPRAGAANGLAGSAPGPGERKPKVEVAEAPSHPPLSPGTPSASPAAPLALPTLSPASATPSQRQWVSAATSANDSFEIRPASKPDMDTIPSEDLQARALANLRMNSGNSFVFIPKRKASGTPPAEGRQSVGPPEGEAGWASLRHQEREAQLVPGADGVCAGGRSPLGVEQGGCPRPATALVDQAVRCQRPSSPPPSPLAATEAEPAQGFRVPSLAKNGRESGRPGLPVTFIDEVDSEDEAPQEAKLPCSGASVPPQCHPHPSGPGHLAELQHRSGNTFTVVPKRKPVALQANGEARPREAEEEGSGGLSEPPAALGPSLKKRYPTVHEIEVIGGYLALQKSCLTKAGSSRKKMKISFNDKSLQTTFEYPAEGSLQEEEAEAEEREAEAEDDEDEDEEEGPGPGPGPGGAAEKPFVLFLPRASLVSSAGPESPRLPAGRSGLSHYTPKHSVALSKWQEPAVAAASTVEPPGPEVMLTPASPSDLSDFRSEPALYF; encoded by the exons ATGGCCGGCCTGGGGCGGCCGGGCCCGGGATCCCGCACCGCGATGCCCGCCTGGAAGCGAGAGATCCTGGAGCGGAAGCGGGCCAAACTGGCGGCTTTGGGTGGGGGCGCGGCGCCGGGCGCCGGGGCGGGCGCGGCGGAGCCCCCGGGGCCGGCGGCCGAGCGGCTGGTGCTGGCCGAGAGCCTGGGCCCGCTCCGCGAGAACCCGTTCATGCGGCTCGAGTCGGAGCGGCGGCGTGGAGCGCGGTACGGCGGGGGCGCGGGCGTGGCGGGGCAGGGGGCGCGGCAGGCGCCGCCGCTGCTGGAGCTGTACCGCTGCGTGCCTGGCGTGCGCACCATCCGCGCCGACAACATCCTCATCATCGAGTCGGCGCCCGGCTTCCCGCCGGCTCCTGCGCCCGagcccggccccggcccgggcCCGGCTGCCCGCATCCGCGCCGCCGAGGTGCTCGTGTACGAGGCGCCGCCGCCTCCCGGTCGCGTCAGTCGCCTGCTCCAGAAGTTCGACCCGCCGGCCGCGCCGTGCCGCCGCGGGAGCCCAGAGCGCGGCCGCCCAGCGCCGCCGCCCTCCCCTGGCCGGTCCGTCCCGCGCGTGGGCGAGCGCACCGCCTGCTTCAAGCCGGAGCCCGAGCGCAGCGGCTCAAGCCCTGGCCCCGGACCCCGGCGCAGCGACTTCCTGCACAAGACCGGCAGCAACTCCTTCACTGTCCATCCGCGGGGCCTGAGCCACAGCGCAGGCACTCGCCCACTCCCCAACGGGCCCGCGGCCCCCGATCCCCGGGCTGGCGCTGCCAACGGCCTGGCGGGCTCTGCGCCTGGGCCGGGTGAACGGAAGCCAAAGGTGGAGGTGGCGGAGGCCCCTTCCCACCCGCCCCTCAGCCCCGGGACCCCCAGTGCCAGTCCAGCcgcacccctggccttgcccactcTCAGCCCTGCCAGTGCCACTCCCAGCCAGCGCCAGTGGGTCTCTGCGGCCACCAGCGCCAACGACTCCTTCGAGATACGGCCAGCCTCCAAGCCCGACATGGACACCATCCCCTCTGAGGACCTTCAGGCCCGGGCCCTGGCCAACCTTCGCATGAACTCTGGAAACTCTTTCGTGTTCATCCCCAAGCGCAAGGCCTCTGGGACCCCCCCTGCGGAAGGGAGGCAGTCCGTGGGGCCTCCGGAGGGAGAAGCTGGCTGGGCTTCCCTGCGGCACCAGGAGCGTGAAGCCCAGCTGGTGCCTGGAGCGGATGGTGTGTGTGCCGGTGGGAGGAGCCCTTTGGGAGTCGAGCAGGGGGGCTGCCCTAGGCCAGCCACTGCCCTTGTGGACCAGGCCGTTAGGTGCCAGCggccctcctccccaccaccgTCTCCACTGGCTGCCACTGAAGCTGAGCCTGCCCAGGGCTTCAGGGTTCCCAGCTTGGCCAAGAATGGCAGGGAGTCTGGGCGGCCAGGGCTGCCAGTCACCTTCATTGATGAGGTGGACTCGGAGGACGAGGCCCCCCAAGAAGCCAAACTGCCCTGCTCTGGGGCCAGTGTGCCTCCCCAGTGTCACCCGCATCCCTCTGGGCCCGGGCACCTGGCAGAACTCCAGCACCGAAGTGGCAACACCTTCACAGTGGTGCCGAAGAGGAAGCCTGTGGCCCTGCAGGCCAATGGGGAGGCCAGGCCAAGGGAGGCCGAGGAAGAGGGGTCGGGTGGCCTTTCAgagccccctgctgccctgggaCCCTCCCTGAAGAAGCGCTACCCAACCGTGCACGAGATCGAGGTGATTGGTGGTTATCTGGCTCTGCAGAAGTCCTGCCTCACCAAGGCTGGCTCCTCGAGAAAGAAG ATGAAGATCTCCTTCAACGACAAGAGTCTGCAGACCACGTTCGAGTACCCGGCCGAGGGCtccctgcaggaggaggaggccgAGGCGGAGGAGAGGGAGGCCGAGGCGGAGGACgacgaggacgaggacgaggaggagggccccggccccggccccggccctggCGGGGCAGCCGAGAAGCCCTTTGTGCTCTTCCTGCCCCGCGCCTCGTTGGTGAGCAGCGCGGGGCCCGAGAGCCCTCGGCTGCCGGCCGGCCGCTCAG GCCTGTCCCACTACACGCCGAAGCACTCCGTGGCCTTGAGCAAGTGGCAGGAGCCGGCGGTGGCAGCGGCGAGCACGGTGGAGCCCCCGGGCCCGGAGGTCATG CTCACCCCCGCCAGTCCCAGCGACCTCTCCGACTTCCGAAGCGAGCCAGCCCTCTACTTCTGA
- the TMEM203 gene encoding transmembrane protein 203, which produces MLFSLRELVQWLGFATFEIFVHLLALLVFSVLLALRVDGLAPGLSWWNVFVPFFAADGLSTYFTTIVSVRLFQDGEKRLAVLRLFWVLTVLSLKFVFEMLLCQKLVEQTRELWFGLITSPVFILLQLLMIRACRVN; this is translated from the coding sequence ATGCTTTTCTCGCTCCGCGAGCTGGTGCAGTGGCTGGGCTTCGCTACCTTCGAGATCTTCGTGCACCTCTTAGCCCTGTTGGTGTTCTCCGTGCTGCTGGCCCTGCGTGTGGATGGCCTGGCTCCCGGCCTCTCCTGGTGGAACGTGTTCGTGCCCTTCTTCGCAGCGGACGGGCTCAGCACCTACTTCACCACTATCGTCTCCGTGCGCCTCTTCCAGGACGGAGAGAAGCGGCTGGCCGTGCTCCGCCTTTTCTGGGTCCTCACAGTTCTTAGCCTCAAGTTCGTCTTCGAGATGTTGTTGTGCCAGAAGCTGGTGGAGCAGACTCGGGAGCTCTGGTTCGGCCTGATCACGTCCCCGGTGTTCATTCTTCTGCAGCTGCTCATGATCCGTGCCTGCCGGGTCAACTAG
- the TMEM210 gene encoding transmembrane protein 210, with the protein MSSVQRCAAGRGLDMAPCPQPDSCLLGSPLGLLCLSLLSIPAAAGTYCECSLGLSREALIALLVVLAGVSASCFCALVIVAIGVIRAKGETCPGHMDSRLVGHFGVQEDRMDLHTVHVESHLMDPDLDASMMPPLEDQGLTAITMDSGNLEEPPAPTT; encoded by the exons ATGAGTTCCGTCCAGAGGTGTGCCGCGGGGCGGGGGCTGGACATGGCCCCCTGTCCCCAGCCTGACTCCTGCCTGCTTGGCAGCCCGCTTGGCCTGCTGTGTTTGTCCCTTTTGTCCATCCCTGCTGCAG CTGGAACCTACTGCGAGTGCAGCCTTGGCCTCAGCCGCGAGGCCCTCATTGCCCTGCTGGTGGTGCTGGCGGGTGTCAGCGCCAGCTGCTTCTGCGCCCTCGTCATTGTGGCGATTGGCGTCATTCGAGCCAAGGG TGAAACATGCCCTGGACACATGGACAGCAG GTTGGTGGGGCACTTTGGGGTTCAGGAGGATCGCATGGACCTGCACACGGTGCACGTGGAGTCCCACCTCATGGACCCCGACCTGGACGCCTCCATGATGCCTCCCCTGGAAGATCAAGGCCTCACAGCTATCACCATGGACTCCGGGAACCTGGAGGAGCCGCCCGCCCCCACCACCTGA